The window AAATGACTTTATTATACTTTCTATGTTTTTCACAACATTTACGCCTTTGTACTGGACATTTTTCTCATAGGAATTTGAATATGGACTGTGAAAGATTCTTGTAAGAGGATTAAAATAGCTCACTTTTGAGTCAAAATACTTTTCCCAAAGATACCTCAAACCCCTATCCGGATAACCTAAAAAGATAATATCCTCCCTTTCAACCCCCAAATTCTCAAGAGCATGAATGGTCTCTTTTTGACGAAGGTATCCAAATTTAATATAGTCTTCGGCTTTTAATCTAATCTTGCCAAAGTTTTGCCCAGCTGCTCTTGTAAAACCGTCACCGTTTGTCATCACAACAACTTTTACTTTACTGCCATTTGCTAAGGCTTTTTGGATGACACCAGCAGAAGACAGGGTCTCGTCGTCACAATGCGGTGCAAATATAAGTATTCTTTTATAATTTTCAGGAGAAAGCTCAGGTAGCTGGGTTGAAAAATAGTAGTTCGAAAGATATTCTCTTACCAAAAATAAGAGCACATTTGCTAAAATCCATATAGCAAAGATATAGAGTATATATTTGCGTTTAAACCTTCTTTTCTTCTCTTTTTGAGTTTTCCTAAAAACTACTCCTCTCTTTTTTTGACCCAATCTGTACTTTGCCATGTTGCTCTTAAAATTCCCCTTTGACAAAAAAATATGCCTTATTCTATTTTACAATATTTTTTAAAAAGCTTGCATTAAAAAATTCCCCCTAAAATCGCAAGCGGGCAGAAGCTCTTTTGCTTGTTGAGCTTCTGCCCGCTTTCTATATAAAAGGAGGAAATGAACGGGGGGATCCTACTGTATGTGTTTTTTAAAATCTCAAGGGGTTGTCCGCAGCTATCTTTTGTTTTTTCTCATCAGCTGCCCTTTACAGTTTTAATTATATGCTTTTTGTATACACCAATCAATACCAAAAATAAATGAACTTTTTCAAAGTTTTTATTCTGTTTTTGTAGATGTGGTTATGTGAATAATTGACCGATTTTAATAAAATATTCTTTCCCTTTTATATATTTTAGACATATACGAGAATTTTCAAATACCATTCTTCAAAAAAACTCTTCAAAAATAGAATTTCTATTCGATGTACTTTTCCATAAAGTATTTAAAAGATGCATTCCGGCTCTTAGCCTTTTCTATTGAAAAATTTTTTGTAAGTTCTATCATGAAATCTGTTCTGTCAAAACTCCGAGGGATAAACTTATTAAAATCTTCTTTTGACAATTTTTCAGTATTACTAATTTGGGACTCTGAAATTCCAAACTTTGAGCAAAAATTATCTTCTGCACCTGCTAAGTACCAGCTTTCTATCTCCTTCTTAACTATAATTACATTTTCTTTGTTTATATTCTCTATCAACTTTGCAATTTGCTCTTTTTTATATGTAACACATGGTGAATCATCTATGTCTGTTACAAAAATGTAATCATTATTACTTTTCACAAAAGCCTTTATGAGATTAGAATACTTTTGCAAATTTTTAAGGCTCCTAAACTCATCACCACAGTATCTCATAATATGAACGAAAGAATACTTAGAAGAGAGTTTGGGTTCCAATATACGTCTAAAAAACCTCTCATCATCTATACCTTCCACCAAAATGTATATACCTTTGCCACAGTTCATTTACTTACGCTCCTACCTCCAGGAGATTTTGAACAAAGAGTTCTTCGATTCCTAAATCATTTTCTAAAAATATCTTTATCTCTTCTTTCTCAAGTGGTCGGTATATCTTTGAAAAGCCATCTCTGCCGCGAGAAACAAGCAAAAGATTATCAACTCCTGCATATTTGACAACCTCAGGATTATGCGTTGTAACAATAATTTGTTTTCTTTGCGAAATTTCTTTCATCATTTCAATAACTTTTGAAATAAGAAAAGGATGAATATTTCTTTCTGGCTCTTCAAAGATAACAAACTTTTTCTTTTCAAAATATAATGCAATTATCATTGCTATTACATTAATAGTTCCATCAGAAAGCAATGATGCAGGAATATCCTTCTTTTCAAAGTATGATTCTTGGAGCTTGAAAAGTAAGGACTTATCAGGTAACTTTTCTACAGAAAGATTATTGACAAAAGGCAAAATGTCATTTACTAAATTAAAAAGTTTTCGCCTTTTTTCTTCATTTTCTAAAATGTTTTTTAACACTATTGCAAGATTGCTCCCGTTTTCTTCTAATTCAGCCTTACCTGTAATTGGAGCAGCCTCCTTGGACTTTTTGGGATCAAAATCGTAAATTGAAATATTACGGAATATATTATCTATCGTCAACCGCCGCCATATAAAAAATAAAGGTGTTTGAATTAGCAAAATGTTCTGGGGTAAAGAATCCATTTTTAAATATAAAAGCGGAATAAGACTTTCCACTTTCTCCTCAATACCTTTTGGAAAAATTCCGTACACTACTTTATCTTTTTTATGGGACAGTCTGATTTCACCCTCAATAATTTTCCCATCTTCATCTTTAAATTTAAACTTTTGAAGCAAACAATCGTTAACAATTTTAAAACCTGGCGCACCTTTTTTCTCTTTTAGAGAAAACTCATACCTCATTTCATGGAAAGTCATTTCAATGTTTTGCTTCGTATTTGTGATTTTTTCATTATCTTCCATTTCGCACACTATACTAATTGATAATTCTTCACCTCGGCCAACTTTTAAATTAGTAAGATATTCAATATCTCCTTGGATGGACACGGCATTTTCTAAACCAAGATTCATAATATCGCGTAGAAATTTAAATACTTGAACAAAATTTGACTTTCCTGAAGCATTCGCACCAATAACCACGTTAAAATCTTTTAGCTCTATATCAATTTCTTTGAAACTTTTGAAGTTTTTAACGCTTAAACTTTTTAATTTCATTAAAAGACACCTCAATTTATTTTTTTATCCTGATAAATTCCCCTTTATTCTTATTATCCCTCATACGCTCTCACTTTAAAATTCACGCCAAGGTCTCTGGCAATTTCCTTGCACCTGTCTATCTCCTCTTCATCTATGACGGTATCTACACATGAAACCCACACTTCTTTTATGTATTTTTTGCTTTCTTTTATAAACTCAATTACATGGTCGTATATATCTTCATTAAATGGTCTACAAATCTCATTGTACTTTTGTTTGTTTGAAGCGTTAAGACTTATCGAAATTCTGTCAATAAGGCCGTGAAGAAGCTGTGGAACATTTTTCTTGTGAATGTAAGAGGCATGTCCATTTGTGTTAACTCTCAAGGGCACAGCTGTCTTTTCTTTTAGCCTTTTTGCAACCTCAATCACAACATCAAGCCTGATAAGTGGCTCACCATAGCCGCAAAAGACAATCTCATCATACTTTTGTGGGTCTTTTATGCTGTTTAAAATCTCATCTGCTGTTGGGTCTTTTTCAAGCCACAGGTCATACTCGCTACCTAAACCTTTTTCAGTGTTTCTTATACAGAATATGCATGAGTTTGTGCATTTGTTTGTAACATTGATATATAGCTTGTTGTCAATTGTGTATGTTATCATTCCCATCTTTACTTTGACTCATCTCCTATCTTTTTGTTTTTTTACCTTATTTAATACCAAATACATCCATGGCATTTTTTGTTGTCTTTTCTATTACTTCATCTTCGGATACTTCTTTTATCTCTGCAATCTTTGATATTACATACTTCAAATATGTTGAATCATTGCGCTTGCCCCTGTGCGGATGAGGAGTAAGATAAGGGCTGTCTGTTTCAAGCATCAAAAGTTCAAGCGGGTATTCTTTTACAACCTCAATGAGCTTCTTTGCATTCTGGAAGGTCACAACCCCGCCAACAGAGATATATATCCCATGTTTTCTTAAAATCCTGCTCATCTCAACACTTCCTGAATAGCAGTGAATCAAAATTGGTATTTTGCCAATTGCATGTTCTTGTAAAATATCAAGTGTATCTTTGTGCGCCTCTCTTGAGTGAACAACAATAGGAAGATTTAGCTTTTTTGCAACCTCTATCTGGCGAACAAAAACCTCTTTTTGCACATCTCTTGGCGAAAAATCGTAATGGTAATCAAGACCTATCTCACCAATTGCAACATTCTTTTCATATTTGGCAAGCTCAAAAAGATCATCTTCAAAATCTTTTGGCGCATCTTTTGCCTCATGAGGATGAATTCCCACATTTACATAAATGTGGTCGTACTTTTTCGCAATTTCAATATTTTCTTTTGATGACTCAATAGATGAAGAGGATGAGATGGCAACAATTCCCTGTTGTTTTAGCCTTGCCATCACATCCTCTAAGTCATCCAAAAATGCTTCATCGTCATAATGTGCATGAACATCAACTATCATCACTTTACTTTAGCACCCTCTTTGATGTCTTTTTCAGGAGTAATCAGGCAAAGATCATCATCGATTGATGCTGCCAAAAGCATGCCCTGTGACTCAACACCACGCAGTTTTGCAGGTTTTAAGTTTGCAACAACCACAATTTTCTTACCAACAAGTTCCTCGGGTGAATAGTGTTTTGCAATGCCTGCAACTATCTGGCGTTTTTCATCTCCTAAGTCAACAATGAGCTTGAGCAGCTTGTCTGCACCTTCAATCTTTTCTGCCTCCAAAATCTTGGCAACTTTGAGTTCAATCTTTGCAAAATCCTCTATTGAGATATACTCTTT is drawn from Caldicellulosiruptor naganoensis and contains these coding sequences:
- a CDS encoding TatD family nuclease-associated radical SAM protein is translated as MGMITYTIDNKLYINVTNKCTNSCIFCIRNTEKGLGSEYDLWLEKDPTADEILNSIKDPQKYDEIVFCGYGEPLIRLDVVIEVAKRLKEKTAVPLRVNTNGHASYIHKKNVPQLLHGLIDRISISLNASNKQKYNEICRPFNEDIYDHVIEFIKESKKYIKEVWVSCVDTVIDEEEIDRCKEIARDLGVNFKVRAYEG
- a CDS encoding AAA family ATPase, giving the protein MKLKSLSVKNFKSFKEIDIELKDFNVVIGANASGKSNFVQVFKFLRDIMNLGLENAVSIQGDIEYLTNLKVGRGEELSISIVCEMEDNEKITNTKQNIEMTFHEMRYEFSLKEKKGAPGFKIVNDCLLQKFKFKDEDGKIIEGEIRLSHKKDKVVYGIFPKGIEEKVESLIPLLYLKMDSLPQNILLIQTPLFFIWRRLTIDNIFRNISIYDFDPKKSKEAAPITGKAELEENGSNLAIVLKNILENEEKRRKLFNLVNDILPFVNNLSVEKLPDKSLLFKLQESYFEKKDIPASLLSDGTINVIAMIIALYFEKKKFVIFEEPERNIHPFLISKVIEMMKEISQRKQIIVTTHNPEVVKYAGVDNLLLVSRGRDGFSKIYRPLEKEEIKIFLENDLGIEELFVQNLLEVGA
- a CDS encoding TatD family hydrolase, with amino-acid sequence MIVDVHAHYDDEAFLDDLEDVMARLKQQGIVAISSSSSIESSKENIEIAKKYDHIYVNVGIHPHEAKDAPKDFEDDLFELAKYEKNVAIGEIGLDYHYDFSPRDVQKEVFVRQIEVAKKLNLPIVVHSREAHKDTLDILQEHAIGKIPILIHCYSGSVEMSRILRKHGIYISVGGVVTFQNAKKLIEVVKEYPLELLMLETDSPYLTPHPHRGKRNDSTYLKYVISKIAEIKEVSEDEVIEKTTKNAMDVFGIK